Proteins from a single region of Lates calcarifer isolate ASB-BC8 linkage group LG19, TLL_Latcal_v3, whole genome shotgun sequence:
- the LOC108901630 gene encoding E3 ubiquitin-protein ligase TRIM35-like has translation MELFSDVKGNFDKTENDIEVQAQDAEKQIKDVFSMLQKFLRKEEQTRIAALREEKQQKIQMIESKREVLSDEFEGLYFSVNLTTQVLEYEDLYFLHVYRTAADIAHGIQLNDPQPTPGALIDVDKHLNNLSLNILDRMKMEVTNTLVPQTAAPESTAVSTPTPSPPSPGGAQDPEACEIPILLASIDRNIIHFSDDESIIPIYK, from the coding sequence ATGGAGCTTTTCAGTGACGTTAAAGGAAACtttgataaaacagaaaacgaCATTGAAGTTCAGGCACAAGACGCAGAAAAGCAGATTAAGGACGTTTTCTCGATGCTTCAGAAGTTTCTCCGAAAGGAAGAGCAGACAAGAATAgctgcactgagggaggaaaagcagcagaagaTTCAGATGatagagagcaagagagaggttCTGAGTGATGAGTTCGAGGGTCTTTATTTCTCAGTCAACCTTACTACTCAGGTGCTGGAATATGAAGATCTCTACTTCCTGCATGTGTACAGGACAGCAGCTGACATAGCCCATGGTATCCAGTTGAATGATCCACAGCCGACTCCAGGAGCTCTGATCGATGTGGACAAACACCTGAACAACCTGTCCCTCAACATCTTGGACAGGATGAAGATGGAGGTGACCAACACTCTGGTTCCCCAAACTGCTGCTCCAGAATCCACAGCTGTCTCTACACCCACCCCAAGCCCCCCTTCCCCCGGAGGTGCGCAGGATCCGGAAGCTTGTGAGATCCCCATCTTGCTCGCCTCCATTGATCGGAAtatcattcatttcagtgacgACGAAAGCATCATCCccatatataaataa